One window from the genome of Bacillus tianshenii encodes:
- a CDS encoding ATP-binding protein has translation MKSIEHKILIPFLLIVLLPSLAVGITAMWSGYHAEKQQQLQTIEETVDSSVAYLNILSEQRDSGALSNTQAEYLAEQYLAQQEDLYVRKNNGVLFQDGERAQLDDGMTKQTFYNERGVFQSEVEGWNWTIYYPYHFSFFSELMVEIQKYTLLILIISGLMAIELTIILSHHLSKPLKKIAAFCNQILNDETPDKTLLRMKRRDEVGLLATSLENMVDSLHEKHKQLSEMKKRNETIIESTHLGMAVMNPDGTTAIQNESLKSLLTHFPALADKLAHQHTDGTKETLWVIEADGNSHYFSVHRNVLPIGEEVEQRLITIEDITKRKQIEQRMERIERLNALGKMAAGLAHEIRNPLAGVKTTIQLLLRRLSLEGENKQLTSNLLREIERVERIIKQLLNLARPVQAVAQDVSLKDVIESSVQLTKSMARKANIEVTLALEEGAIVTADVDHLRQVFLNLTINAFEAMPDGGVLHIHSYAEHDKIVVEVTDTGKGMDQQTIEQIFDPFFTTRAEGTGLGLAIVHQLIVQNYGEIDVASKPGAGTTFRLTFPRKDEQV, from the coding sequence ATGAAGTCAATTGAACATAAAATTTTAATTCCCTTTTTGTTAATCGTGCTCCTCCCAAGTTTGGCGGTTGGCATTACGGCAATGTGGAGCGGCTATCATGCTGAAAAGCAGCAACAGCTTCAGACGATTGAAGAAACGGTCGATTCTTCTGTTGCATATTTGAATATTTTATCAGAACAGCGGGACAGCGGTGCTTTAAGCAATACACAAGCAGAATATTTAGCAGAACAATATCTTGCCCAGCAGGAAGACCTGTATGTTCGAAAAAACAATGGGGTGTTGTTTCAAGATGGCGAGCGGGCCCAGTTGGATGATGGGATGACGAAACAAACCTTCTATAATGAACGAGGCGTGTTTCAAAGTGAAGTAGAAGGGTGGAACTGGACGATTTATTACCCCTATCACTTCTCGTTCTTTTCAGAATTAATGGTTGAAATTCAAAAGTATACGCTGCTGATTCTTATTATTTCAGGGTTGATGGCGATTGAGCTGACCATTATTTTATCGCATCATCTATCAAAGCCGCTTAAGAAGATCGCAGCCTTTTGTAACCAAATCTTAAATGATGAAACGCCAGATAAAACATTGCTTCGTATGAAGCGGCGTGATGAAGTCGGACTGCTCGCTACTTCGCTTGAGAATATGGTTGATTCCTTGCATGAAAAGCATAAGCAGCTCAGTGAAATGAAGAAGCGTAATGAAACGATTATTGAAAGCACTCATCTCGGTATGGCTGTGATGAATCCCGATGGAACGACAGCTATTCAAAATGAATCGCTTAAATCGCTGCTTACTCATTTTCCAGCTTTGGCAGACAAGCTCGCTCACCAGCATACGGATGGAACGAAAGAGACGTTATGGGTAATCGAAGCGGACGGGAACAGCCATTATTTTTCTGTTCACCGGAATGTTCTGCCGATTGGAGAAGAGGTTGAACAGCGCTTAATTACAATCGAAGATATTACGAAACGAAAGCAGATTGAACAGCGGATGGAGCGAATTGAGCGGTTGAACGCGCTCGGCAAGATGGCAGCAGGGCTTGCACATGAGATCCGCAATCCGCTTGCTGGTGTGAAAACAACGATCCAATTATTATTGCGGCGTCTCTCGCTTGAAGGTGAAAATAAGCAATTAACAAGCAATCTTCTGCGTGAAATTGAGCGGGTTGAACGGATTATTAAGCAGCTCCTTAATTTAGCCCGTCCCGTACAAGCAGTTGCGCAGGATGTTTCGTTAAAGGATGTCATTGAATCAAGTGTGCAGTTAACGAAATCGATGGCCCGCAAAGCAAATATAGAGGTAACGCTCGCTTTAGAAGAAGGAGCGATTGTCACAGCAGATGTTGACCATTTACGCCAAGTCTTTCTAAACTTAACGATCAATGCGTTTGAAGCGATGCCGGATGGCGGTGTGCTTCATATTCATTCCTACGCAGAACATGATAAAATTGTTGTCGAGGTAACAGACACCGGAAAAGGAATGGACCAACAGACGATTGAGCAAATTTTTGATCCGTTTTTTACAACACGGGCTGAGGGCACAGGGCTTGGGTTAGCGATTGTGCATCAGCTGATTGTTCAAA